In Paramormyrops kingsleyae isolate MSU_618 chromosome 5, PKINGS_0.4, whole genome shotgun sequence, one DNA window encodes the following:
- the desi1a gene encoding desumoylating isopeptidase 1 has protein sequence MDQPNATYAVKLYIYDLSRGMARQLSPIMLGKQLDGIWHTSIVVYGEEFFFGGEGITGCSPGGTLLGEPNTIVDLGSTEVTEEIFMEYLSSLGESTYRADRYRLFEHNCNTFTNEVAQFLTGCKIPAYITDLPSEVLSTPFGQALRPLLDSITIAPPGGNVINGQDSQR, from the exons ATGGACCAGCCTAACGCGACGTACGCCGTGAAGCTGTACATCTACGACCTGTCCAGGGGCATGGCGCGCCAGCTCAGCCCCATCATGCTGG GAAAACAGCTCGACGGGATATG GCACACCTCCATCGTGGTCTACGGAGAGGAGTTCTTCTTCGGAGGAGAAGGAATAACAGGATGTTCGCCG GGTGGAACGCTACTGGGAGAGCCCAACACCATTGTGGATCTGGGCAGCACAGAGGTGACTGAGGAGATTTTTATGGAGTACCTGTCCTCACTGGGGGAATCTACATACAG AGCGGACAGGTATCGGCTGTTTGAGCACAACTGCAACACCTTTACCAACGAGGTGGCGCAGTTCCTGACAGGCTGCAAAATCCCTGCGTACATTACAGACCTGCCGTCGGAGGTCCTCTCCAC GCCCTTCGGTCAGGCTCTGCGCCCCCTACTGGATTCCATCACCATTGCTCCCCCAGGGGGAAATGTGATCAACGGACAAGACAGCCAGAGATAG